CTATGCGATAAGTGACCATTATGAAAAGAAAATAAACAAAGAGCTTGAAGCGTACCAAAGACTTGGGATACATAGTGATTATGTTAATAGCATTCCTTTTCCAATTGATATAAAAGGCTCCATTGTTATGAAATCTCAGGGGCAATATCATCCTTTGAAATTTTTAAAGGTCTTAGTTGATGAAATTGTGAAATCAGGTGGAGAAATTTACGAACAAACAACTGCCATTAATATTGATGAAACAACCCCTAAGCCAACCATCATTACAAGAGAAAACCGCCGTGTTGCCTGTAAATATGCTATTGCCTGCTCACACTTTCCATTTTTCGATGGAAAAGGGTTTTACTTTTCACGCCTGCATGCAGAGCGTTCTTACATCCTTGGAGTTCGTGCGAAAATGGATTTCCCTGGTGGCATGTACTACAGCGCCGATTCTCCAACAAGATCATTGCGCTACACACCGATGAATGGAGAAAAACTTATATTAGTTAGTGGGGATGGTCATAAAACTGGGCAAGGCATGTCCACCTACAAGCACTATAAAGCGCTTGAGGAATTTGGGGAAGAAGTACTCGGAATTGAAGAGATTAAATATCGCTGGTCCGCCCAAGATTTATATACTTTAGATAAAGTTCCTTATGTTGGTTCAATTACATCCAGCAAACCCAATATTTTAGTGGCAACTGGCTATCGAAAATGGGGAATGACAAACGGAATTGCCGCATCAAAAATTCTTACGGACCTTGTTTTAGAAAAAGAAAATCCGTATCAAGATTTATATAGTCCATCTCGTTTTTATGCTGATCCTAGTATTAAAAAGTTTCTTAAGCAAAACCTTGATGTTGCAGGTCATTTAATCGAAGGAAAAATCGATATTGCCGACAAAAGCATTCAAGATATCGGAAACGATGAAGGCTCTGTTGTTGTTGTGAATGGCAAACGAGCTGGCTGCTATAAAGATAACGAAGGAAATGTGAATCTTGTTGATACAACCTGTACGCACATGGGCTGTGAAGTAGAATGGAACAGCGGTGACCGTACTTGGGACTGCCCTTGTCATGGTTCGAGATTTTCGGTTACTGGTGATGTTGTTGAGGGACCAGCGAAGAAGCCGCTGAAGAAGGTTGATATGTAGAGGGTTTTAAAAAATAACGTTGAAAAGGGCTGCTGTGGGGGCAGCCCTTTTTTTATGTGTTTGTCATTTTGGTTAATCAGCCAGAGGTTTTCCTGCAACAATTAATTGATAAACTTGCAAAAAATCAGGTGATGGTTGCAAGTTTGTTGGCTTGAGTTGCAAAGATATTTAAGATCTTGCAAAATTGGCTAACTTTAAGTGATGTTTGAATTTGACTGCTTTGGATATAGACATAACGATGAAAGACAGTTCTCCAGGTGGAACCGGTCGCTTTTGTCGTTCATTCACCTTATGAACGACATTACCCCGGACGAACCACCAGCTTTTGTCGTTCATTCACCTTATGAACGACATTCCTCTATTTAACGCAGCAACTTTTGTCCTTCATTACATCCAGAATCAGTCAAACCCGCTTATCCCCCTTCATCACTCTACCCAGTTCTACTTTCTTTTTCTTCATAATTCTTACAACAGAATCCTTTGCACTTAGCTTGCGATAGGTGATGTTTGAGATGTCTAGTCCATGTCCCAGTGTTGCATAAACATGACCTTGTTTTGGATCGATTAGTTGATTTCCTTCAAAGTAAACTCGTGGCGTTTTCCACAGAGCTACTAAAGCTTTTCCAATGGGCATTTCGTGATAACGGTCAGGCCACATGGTTTTGATATGCTCCTTCACTAATGGATAATATTTAGAGCTCATGCCTGGAAAAAGATGATGCTCTGTATGGTAAGAAAAGTTAAAATGTAGCACATCGACCCATTTAGGGACAGTTACTGTTAAGCTATTTGCTAATGGATCGTTTACTTCTGTTATTGGATTTAAACGGTGATTTGTTGAGATATAGCCCATTACAATGGCATTTGCAATTAGTAACGGCAACAAAAAAGCAAAAAACCACTTAACTGGTCCCATAATAAAAAGTAATGAAAACCAGAAAACCCATGGCAAAATAAGCTGCATCCATACAGAGCGCTTTTGCTTTGGTTTAAATTCCTTTATGTAGGCAACAAACATTTTTGCAGAATGAAGGGAAAACATAACCGTTAAAGATGCAAAACTGGCAAAAGCCCGTACACCATGCGGCAGACGGTATATCCAACGTAAAAGTTTTGTTTTTGATAAACGCTCTAGTGTTGGCCAAGAATCAGGATCATGTTCTTCATGTTGAGTATGAACATGGTGTGTTAGATTATGCCACTTTCTCCACAGTTTTGGTCCAGTACTTAGCGGCCAAAAGGCAATCGCTCCCAGTAAGTCACGAAGCCAAGGCTTTCTTACTACAGTTCCATGGAGAATTTCATGTCCAAGAAAACCCATTGCTGCAAAGCTTGTTCCAAGCACAATGGCAATTCCCAAATAGAGAAACGGATGTAATTGAAATAAGCCAATTGTGAGAAAGCCGCTATAACAATTAATAAATATGCTAGACCTCCCCAAAGGCGTCCTGGCACAGGCTTAAAGGCCTTTTTCGGTAATTTTGGTGCAATACGTGCTGCATACCATGCAAAAGAATGTAGCTTATCCATTTTCCTACTCCTTCCTAAATCAGTCATATCTACTAATAGTTTGTACAATTTTTTGATGATTTAGGAGTGAAATTTGGAAATTTTCTCTATATGAATGTGTATATTTTTAACAATTAAAAAATACCCTTCATTCAACATGTTAATTTTCATAATGGTTAAGATAAACATAACAATATGATGAAGGAGATGATTTGAATGGATCAAAGAAATAATGAAAGAAACAATGAAAATTCATACAAGGGAAAAGTATACAAAAGAAAATCAGAAGCTTTTTCAGAGTATAATATTAACCTTCCTGAACAACCCCTTCCTCAACCTAAGGATTATGAAGAAATTGAATATTAAAAACTAACAAGGCTGAATGCATAACGTTCTCCTTTATGCATTCAGCCTTGTTTTAGATTAGAGATAACTCCATATTTAATTTTGCTGGAAGTTCATGAGATAAGACTGCGTCTAATGCTTCATCATTTTCACAAATAATTTCTAATGAGTGTTCATTTTCTTGAGGAAGCATGCTTTCATGAAATTTTCCATTTATCCATGTTTCAACAGCATCTGCCGAAGTAAACACAATTGATGTAAGGTCGGCATCTTCAACAGATCGTTTTATGATTGAATCGTATCTTCGATCAATATAGGATTGATAAACACATAGATAGTCATATTCTTTATAAGTAGAATCTAAATTCAGCTTTCTCTTAGCAGTTATTTCAGGGCCAACAATAAGGAGATTTTCTTGATCAGCCATCTCCAAGCTAGGGTACAATCCCAATAATTCTAACTCTTTTAAAGCTGTTTCATTTTGACAACAAAGCTCTGCTGAAATCTGGCGGATATCAACTCTATGCCTTTTCAACTGATTGAAAAAGGCAGTAACCGCTTGGGAAGATAAAATAGTATCGCCTTATATGAGGATAGTTTCTCCAATAATTCAATCTCTACTTCGGTCTCCGTTACCGTCCATTTAGGACATTCAATCACATCTGCACCCTGATTTCTTAAGTGCTGTGCATTGCTTTTTTCTTCGGCACTTCCTCGAACATATAAAATTTGTTGACCAAATAAAGGCTGATTTTCAAACCATTTAACTTTGTCTCTTGTTTCTACAATATCGCCAACTAATGTAATGGCTGGGTTTTGAATTTTTTCTTCTCTAACTTTTTCAACAATTGTAGAAAGAGTGCCTACTACACTTTGCTGTCTGCTCCATGTTCCCCACCTAATAATGATAACTGGTGTATCAGGTGATTTGCCGTGAAGCACAAGGTTTTCACAAATATGCTCCAGGTTTGAAATGCCCATATAAAAGGCAATTGTTTGAACACCTCTTGCTAAACCTTCCCAGTCAATATTTGGTTTACCTTCATTTGATTTATCATGGGCAGTAACGACAGCGAATGAACCTGCATAATCTCGATGTGTTACCGGAATACCAGCATATAGAGGAGCGGCAATACCAGATGTAATGCCGGGGACGATTTCATATGGCACATTTTGCTCTGCCAAAACCTCGGCCTCCTCACCTACTCTGCCAAAAACACTTGGGTCTCCACCTTTTAATCTAACAACAGTAAGGCCAGCTAAAGCTTTCTCTACTAAAGTTGCATTAATTTCATGCTGTCTCATAAAATGACGAGTTGGCAGTTTCCCACAATAGAGTAGTTCACAGGTAGGTGGTGCATATTCAAGTAGCCTTGGGTTTACAAGTCGATCATAAAGAATAACATCTGCCTTCTTGATTGCTTTCATTCCTTTTACAGTAATTAATTCCTGATCTCCAGGACCCGCTCCGACTAGATACACCTTTCCAATGCTCATTCCCATCGTTACTCCCCCTACCTTTTTTATGATGTTAAAGTAAGGGTTCTATCACATTAACCTTACTTGTTTCACGAAACTCCATTGTTAATTTATCCAACTACTATACTTTAGATTTTCACAATAAGCTAGAGCGTCTTTATTAAACTAACAGAAAAACCTCTCCATCAACAATGATTGTTTCATAAGTTTTCACACAACCAAAATCTGGTTCTTGTACAACACCATCTTCAAGACAAATTTTCCAATCATGCATTGGACAAAATACGTGTTCTCCACTGACAATTCCTTCACTTAACACGCCGCCTTTGTGTGGGCATTTATTTTCTATAGCCTTTATTTTTCCATTTGATAGCTTAAAAACAGCAACCTCTTTATCTTCCTCCAATTTGACCGTTTTACCAACTCGCTCTGGTAGTTCCAGAAACGCTCCTACATACACCTTCGTTTTGGTTAGTTCTTTCATGTCCAAGCCCTCCATGACAAAATATTCTGTATTTTCACCTTATAAAGAGACTGTTTCAAATAACTCTTTCTTTGTTTTCTGGTCTTCAATAATTTCTTTCCAAGGATCTTTATAAACAGATAAAGTTTCATCCATGTGAGCATTTAATTCAGCACGTTTATTTTTATCATCTAAAACAGATTGGACATGTTCTAAGCCAACACGTTCGATCCAAGCAGAAGTACGTTCTAAATAGTTTGCAGTTTCACGGTAATATTGTAGATAAGCACCTGTAATCTCCATTGCTTCATCATCTGTTTTTACTTTATAAAGTAAATCTCCACCACGTACATGGGTACCACCATTACCACCAACATAAATTTCCCAGCCGCCGTCAATTCCGATAAAGCCGATATCTTTAAAGCCTGACTCTGCACAGCTTCTTGGGCAAGCAGACACAGCCATTTTTACTTTATGAGGAGTTTGCAAGCCTTCAAACTTCTTTTCTAAACGAATGCCTAAGCTCATAGAGTCTTGTGTGCCAAAGCGGCAGAATGTTTCTCCAACACATGTCTTTACAGTACGTAGTGATTTTCCGTAAGCATAACCTGAATTCATATCAAGATCTTGCCATACTTTTGGTAGATCATCCTTTTTCACTCCAAATAAGTCAATACGTTGGCCACCTGTTACTTTTACTAATGGAATCTCATATTTTTCAACAACATCGGCAATCCGACGTAATTCACTTGCATTTGTGACACCTCCGTACATTCTAGGAACAACAGAGTAAGTGCCGTCTTTTTGAATATTTGCATGCATCCGTTCATTAACAAAGCGTGATTCTCTTTCATCCGCATAGCCGGTCGGGTTAACCATTGCTAAATAGTAGTTAAGAGCCGGGCGGCATTTTGAACAGCCTTCAGATTCCCATTCAAGGACATTCATTACTTCTTTAATATGTGTTAAGCCTTTTGCCTTAATTTCTTCTACTACTTCATCTCTTGATAATGTTGTACAACCACAGATTGCTTCTTTTTGGGCAGCTGCATCAAAGTCAGAGCCAAGTGTATATTGTAAAACATCCGCAACCAATGGTTTACATCCTCCACATGAACGAGATGCACTCGTACAGCCTTTAATCGCATCAACGGATGTACAACCTTTTTCCTTGATTGCTTGAACAATCGCACCCTTTGAAACTCCATTACAACCACAAATGATTTCATCATCCGGCATAGAAGCAACTAAGCTTTCTCCAGCTTCTTCACCAATTGGTTGTAAAATGCTGATTTTTTCCGTGTCGGAAATGTCCGCTCCTTTTTTAATCATCGAGAACAGGCGACTGCCTTCTTTACTATCTCCAAATAAAACAGCACCAACGATTTTATTGCCTCTTAATACGATTTTTTTGTAGATTCCATCTTGTTCATCAAATACTTTTAGTGACTTTTTATCATCACCTTCCATAAAGTCGCCAGCCGAGAACACTTCCACTCCGGAAACCTTTAGCTGTGTTGATAGGACAGATCCTTTATATCCATCTGTTTGTTCACCACAAATATGTTTTGCCAGCACTTTTCCTTGTTCATATAGAGGGGCGACAAGACCGTATGGAATTCCATTATGTTCAGCACATTCACCAACGGCGTATACGTTAGGAAGATTGGTTTGTAAAAAGTCATTTACAACGATTCCTCGATTGACTTCAAGTCCACTTTCACCAGCGAGGGCAATATTTGGTTTAATGCCAACAGCCATAACAACTAAATCTGCTTCTAATTCACTTCCATCTTTAAACCTTAAGCCTTCTACTCGTTCATCTCCGTAGATTTCAGCTGTTGATGCTTCTAGTAAAAATTTCATTCCTTGCTTTTCTAATTCTTGCTGAAGCATCTTACCGGCTGTATGATCTAGTTGGCGCTCCATTAATGTTGGAGAAATATGAATGACAGTTACATCCATTCCAAGATTTAATAAACCACGAGCTGCTTCTAAACCTAATAATCCTCCACCGATAACGGCTGCTTTTTTGTATTTTTCAGATGCTTCAAGCATAATGTCTGTATCTTTAATATCACGGAAGGCGGTCACACCTTCTTTGTCCGCTCCAGGTAGAGGTAGAATAAACGGAACAGAGCCTGTTGCTATAATTAGTTCGTCGTATGGGACAACTTTTTCTTTATCTGAGTAGACGACTTTCATCTCTGAGTCAATTTTTGTTACAGTTTCACCTGTATAAAGAGTGATATTGTTTTCTTCATACCATTCCAAGTCATTTAGCGTGATATCTTTTACTTCTGTATCTCCTTGTAAAACCTTTGATAATAGAATTCTATTATAGTTTGGGTGTGGTTCTGTTCCAAAAATCGTGATGTCAAATGAATCTTGGGATAATTTTAGAATTTCCTCGATTGCTCTTACTCCGGCCATTCCATTTCCTATTAGTACAAGCTTCTTTTTGTTCACTCGATTTTCCTCCCCTTGGAAAGTTTCCTCAACTATATCACGGCAAAATGATATATTTAACATACATGTTAGGTTTTCTAACGTGGTTTTGTCATTATTGGATTTTGATAGCCTTATTACACAGAGGTTTAATTATATAGTTAAAAAAAGAAATCGACTGCAATCAGTCGATTTCCCATTTATCTATTAAACTGGCTTAATATTAACTGCACTAACTTTGAACCCAGGCATTTTACAGGTTGGATCAAGGTCTTCGCCGACTAGCATGTTGACGTTTTGGTCTTCTGCCCAGTGAAAAGGGACAAATACGGTGTCTGGACGGATGGTATCAGAGATTTTACTTCTGACTTTAATAGTCCCCCTTCTAGATGTGACGGAAACAAGGGTGTTTTGTTCAATATTGTATTTCTTCGCTGTTTCAGGATGGATTTCCAAGTATGATTCAAAGTTTCTTGCTGCGAGTGCAGCACTTTTCCTCGTTTGGACTCCTGTTAAATAGTGTGACATGATGCGACCAGTTGTTAAATAGAGCGGATATTCCTCACTAGGCTTTTCTTTTGGTAATTCAGAAGTATTAGACACAGGAACCATTCTTGCTTTACCATCCTCATGTGCAAATGTTTCCTCAAATAGTCTGTCGGTTCCGCTGTGACCTAAATCCGGACATGGCCAGAGGATGCCTTGTTCTTTCCGGATTCTATCATACGTAATCCCGTAATAGTCTGCTGCTCCTCCTCGGCTTGCTTCTCTTAATTCATTAAAGATATCCTCTGCTTTTTGAAACGGAAAATATTTCTCTTTTCCTAGCACCTTTGCAATCTCGCAGATAATTTCCCAATCATTCTTTGCCTCTCCTGGACATGGACGACTTGCTTCTCTTAACGTTACACGTCCTTCAAGGTTTGTCATCGTGCCCTCGTCTTCTAGATAGGATGAGGCTGGGAGTATTAAATCCGCAAGTTGGGCAGTTTCTGATATAAACATATCAACAGCTACTAAAAACTTTAACTTCTTTAGTGCTGCTTTAACAAAGTTGGCGTTTGGGTTAGACACAACAGGGTTTGAACAAACGAGCAGCATGCCTGTTATGTCACCATCATTGATTTTTTGGAACATTTCATATGCTGATACTCCCTTGCCAGGCAGCTCATCCTTATCGATTCCCCATACTTTGGCTACGTGTTCTCTGTGCTCTTCATTTTCAATTAAACGATACCCAGGAAGCTGATCTGCTTTTTGTCCATGTTCACGGGCACCCTGTCCATTTCCCTGCCCCGTAATCGCTCCATAACCGGAGTATGCTTTTCCGATTTTTCCTGTTGCAAGTAAAAAATTCAGTATATTGCGGACCGCTGCTGTGCCATCGATTTGCTGTTCAACTCCTCTAGCTGTAAAAAGCATCCCAGAATCTTCTTCAGCAAATTTAATTGCCGCTGTTTTCATTTGATCGACCGGAACTCCTGTCATCTCAGTAATTTCGTCTAGAGATAACGAGTTCACATAGCTTCGCACTTCCTCAAAACCTGTAGCTCGTTCTTTGACAAATGCTTCATCCACCAAGCCTTCATCAATAATAACCTTTAATAATCCATTAGCTAGTGCTGCATCCATTCCCGGTTTGACCTTAAGATGCAAATCCGCAAGTTGTGTTGTTGGTGTTTCTCTTGGATCAATCGCAATAATATAAGCTCCATTTTCTTTTGCTTTTTCAAAATAAGGCATAATCGTTGGCTGACATTCAGCAATATTTGTTCCTGCTAACATAATCACTCGAGTGAATGGTATCTCTTTTAATGAGTTGGTAAGACCGCGATCTAATCCAAATGTTTGATTTGCTGCAGTAGCTGCTGCTGACATACAAAGTCGTCCATTGTAATCAATATATGGCGTTTTTAGTGCTACTCTTGCAAATTTCCCTAGAAGGTATGCTTCTTCATTTGTGATCGATGCACTGCCATAAATCGATAAAGCCTCATGTCCATCCACTGCTTGGATTTCCTCAAACTGCTTTTTGATATGCTGAAGAGCTTCGTCCCATGTAATTCGAACAAATTCTCCCTCCACTTTCAGTAACGGATGCAAAATTCGATCTTGATGGAACGGGTGCTGGTGGGCATTCATTCCTTTAATACATAATCTTCCTTGTGATGTTGGGTTATCTTTCCCTATTGTTTTATACGTTTTTCTTGAGACGATCGACTGCTCAATCAACTGCATTTTACATTGCATACTGCAAAATGGACATTGAGTATCATACACTTTTTCTGTTTGGACCTCTTGTTGCTTTGTCCTGAAATACTTTAATAATAAATCGGTCAAGGCACATCCATCCTTTTTTCAATTAATCTTTACATCTAGTTATATTTTTTCAACAGTTGGCATCATCTCTACTTCAAGTCTTTCTACCAACTGATTACAAAGAGTTTCTTCAAATAACACTTCTCTTATATGAATGATTCCAACACGATTTCTCCATTCGCTTATTTTTTCTAAATAATTGGCTGTTTCCCGATAATACTGAACAAATCCACAGATTAATCTTTTTGCCTCATCATGATCACTTGCTATGCTAAATAGCTCTCCTTGCTGTAAATCTGGGGAATAACTTCCTCCAACATACATTTCCCAGCCTCTTTCCACTCCAACTACATGAATATCATTTGTCCTCATTTCTAAGTCATTATGCTTGCATGGAGACACGCTTAACTTAATTTCATGCGGCGTTAAGATCAATTCCAATTCCTTTTCTAGTAGAATTGATAGTTGTAATGATGCTTCTGTATGACATTGACAATTTTTTTCACTGTAGTAGGTGTTCACATGATGGATTGTATGAATGTTCACCGGACGTAAACGTATTCCTAAGTCTTTACATACAGCTCCGATATCTTCTTGCATAATTCCTTTTAATTGGAATCGTTGTTCAGTTGTTAGACCAACGTCTGTTAGTTGATATTTCTCCATAACAGCAGCAATGTTTCGTAATTGCTCAGCTGATACTTTTCCTCCAAACGTTTGTGGGATAATGGAATAAGTTCCATCACTCATGTGCTGAGCTTTTAAGTTATCATTCATATAGAAGAATTGATTTTTTCCTGCATGATCTGGGTAAATCATAGCTAAATAATATTGAATAGCTGATACACAGTCCGCACATCCTTCTAAAGAAAGCCAGTTTAGCTGGGTAAAAACATCTTGTAATGAAGAAAGATTTTTTTGTTGAATTTGTAAAACTACTTCATCTTCTGTAAGTGTGGTACAAGCACATAATGACTCTCTCTCAAACAATTCGTCACATTCGTCACTTTGAATATAATCAAGCAAATCTGACAAAAGTAGTTTACAGCCACCGCAGGAACTTGATGCTTTTGTACATTGCTTTACTTCCTGAACAGTTGTTAATTCATTCTGCTGAACAGCTTCAATAATTGTCCCTTTTGTCACACCATTACAGTTACAGATCATTTCACTTTGTTTCATTGATTTGAAACTAGAAGAATCTTTATCTGCTGATTGCAGGAGCTGCCTCTTCTCTTCATCACTAACATGCTTTCTTTTGACAATAAAATCGAGGAGCTTTGACTGATTCTTTGTTTCCCCATATAAAACAGCTCCAGCGATAATGTCGCCGCGAAAGATGATTTTTTTATAAACAGAATGTATTTCATTTAACATAGTTAAGGATTTAGTTGAGGAATCTTCCGTAAAATCCCCTACAGAAAAAAGCTCCACCCCAGGCACCTTTAAGCTTGTTGATAAAACAGATCCCTCATATCCTTGAGGATTTAACTGACAAAGATGTTTTGCTAAAACTTGCCCCTGTTCATAAAGCGGTTTTACTAAACCATAGACAATCCCCTTATGCTCAACACATTCACCAACTGCGTAAATATCACTAACACTTGTTTCCATAAAATCATTCACAACAATTCCCCGGTTTGTTCTTATCCCACTTTTCTTCGCTAAAACGGTATTAGGGATAATACCTACAGACATCACAACTAAATCAGCATCTACAGAAGTACCATCGGTAAATGTTATTGCGTTCACTCGTTTATCTCCTCTTATTTGTTCGGTCACTTTTCCTAAAAGAAACTCAATTCCTTGTCGCTCTAGCTGATGCTGAAGCATTTCTGAAGAGACCGAATCAAGCTGACGCTGCATGAGGTACTCTGTATTGTGAACAACCTTTACATTAAGACCTAGATTTACCAAGCCTCTTGCCGCCTCTAGACCTAATACTCCTCCACCAATTACGACTGCATTTTTATATTGTTTTGCGGTCTCTAGAATATTTTTACAGTCCTCAATCGTACGAAATGTCACGACTCCCTCTTTTTCAACCCCTGGTATCGGAAGTACAAAAGGTGACGATCCGGTGGCTACTATTAATTTGTCATAAGATAAGGCATGATTTTTATCCGTAACAACTACCTTTTTTTCCGTATTAATTTCTGTTGCTGTTTCCCCGGAAAACAGGGTGATATCATTTTCTTCATACCATTTAGCATCATTAATCGTGATATCCTGAAACCTTGCTTCTCCTTGTAGAACTGAAGATAATAAAATCCGATTATAATTATGGTGGGGTTCACTGCCAATAATGGAGATGTTATATAGCTCTGGGTTATGCTTTAAAATTTCTTCAACACAGCGAACTCCTGCCATTCCGTTACCGATTACCACCAATTTCCGCCTCATGTTCACCCTCCAGCATTTATTCTCTGATTTTTAACATAAAATCATTATTTCATATATTAGTTAAAATCTAACTATTTACGTTAGATATCCTCACATAAATTCTATGTTTCTACTATATGAATTTTTGGTGTTATAAAGAAATATCTTAAATAAATATTTTCATGTCACATTTGTTTACAAGTATCTTTCCTACTTCTTTTTTGCCAAATATAATAACACCATGCAATAAGTCAGAAAATTTTAATAAGTACAAAAAACCAAGGAAATTTGAAAGGAGATTTAACATGAAACTATCGGATTTAAAAACTAGTGGTCACCCGAAAACACTCTTTTCCTCGTTTCTGTATTTTGATGTTAGCTTTATGATTTGGGTTATGCTTGGGGCACTTGGGGTGTTTATTACACAAGATTTTGGTCTTTCTCCATCACAAAAAGGATTGATTGTGGCAATTCCAATTCTTGCAGGTTCATTTTTCCGAATTGTTTTAGGAATTTTAACAGATCGGTTTGGTCCAAAGAAGACTGCTACTTTAGGAATGTCAATTACAGCTATTCCATTGCTGTGGGGTTTACTTGCCGGAAATACAATGCCAGAACTATTTATGATTGGGATATTGTTGGGGGTAGCAGGTGCCAGCTTTGCCGTTGCCTTACCAATGGCAAG
This Metabacillus endolithicus DNA region includes the following protein-coding sequences:
- a CDS encoding FAD-dependent oxidoreductase, whose protein sequence is MTEEFPQGKMPYEPEPFWRESAQLKSFPPLKIDTEVDVAIVGGGITGITTAYLLSKQGLKVAILEASEILNGTTGHTTAKVTAQHGLIYDELIQHMGEENAKLYYQANIDALEFVRQTTNELGIDCDLTEEDAYIYAISDHYEKKINKELEAYQRLGIHSDYVNSIPFPIDIKGSIVMKSQGQYHPLKFLKVLVDEIVKSGGEIYEQTTAINIDETTPKPTIITRENRRVACKYAIACSHFPFFDGKGFYFSRLHAERSYILGVRAKMDFPGGMYYSADSPTRSLRYTPMNGEKLILVSGDGHKTGQGMSTYKHYKALEEFGEEVLGIEEIKYRWSAQDLYTLDKVPYVGSITSSKPNILVATGYRKWGMTNGIAASKILTDLVLEKENPYQDLYSPSRFYADPSIKKFLKQNLDVAGHLIEGKIDIADKSIQDIGNDEGSVVVVNGKRAGCYKDNEGNVNLVDTTCTHMGCEVEWNSGDRTWDCPCHGSRFSVTGDVVEGPAKKPLKKVDM
- the cobA gene encoding uroporphyrinogen-III C-methyltransferase codes for the protein MGMSIGKVYLVGAGPGDQELITVKGMKAIKKADVILYDRLVNPRLLEYAPPTCELLYCGKLPTRHFMRQHEINATLVEKALAGLTVVRLKGGDPSVFGRVGEEAEVLAEQNVPYEIVPGITSGIAAPLYAGIPVTHRDYAGSFAVVTAHDKSNEGKPNIDWEGLARGVQTIAFYMGISNLEHICENLVLHGKSPDTPVIIIRWGTWSRQQSVVGTLSTIVEKVREEKIQNPAITLVGDIVETRDKVKWFENQPLFGQQILYVRGSAEEKSNAQHLRNQGADVIECPKWTVTETEVEIELLEKLSSYKAILFYLPKRLLPFSIS
- the nirD gene encoding nitrite reductase small subunit NirD; amino-acid sequence: MKELTKTKVYVGAFLELPERVGKTVKLEEDKEVAVFKLSNGKIKAIENKCPHKGGVLSEGIVSGEHVFCPMHDWKICLEDGVVQEPDFGCVKTYETIIVDGEVFLLV
- the nirB gene encoding nitrite reductase large subunit NirB, with the protein product MNKKKLVLIGNGMAGVRAIEEILKLSQDSFDITIFGTEPHPNYNRILLSKVLQGDTEVKDITLNDLEWYEENNITLYTGETVTKIDSEMKVVYSDKEKVVPYDELIIATGSVPFILPLPGADKEGVTAFRDIKDTDIMLEASEKYKKAAVIGGGLLGLEAARGLLNLGMDVTVIHISPTLMERQLDHTAGKMLQQELEKQGMKFLLEASTAEIYGDERVEGLRFKDGSELEADLVVMAVGIKPNIALAGESGLEVNRGIVVNDFLQTNLPNVYAVGECAEHNGIPYGLVAPLYEQGKVLAKHICGEQTDGYKGSVLSTQLKVSGVEVFSAGDFMEGDDKKSLKVFDEQDGIYKKIVLRGNKIVGAVLFGDSKEGSRLFSMIKKGADISDTEKISILQPIGEEAGESLVASMPDDEIICGCNGVSKGAIVQAIKEKGCTSVDAIKGCTSASRSCGGCKPLVADVLQYTLGSDFDAAAQKEAICGCTTLSRDEVVEEIKAKGLTHIKEVMNVLEWESEGCSKCRPALNYYLAMVNPTGYADERESRFVNERMHANIQKDGTYSVVPRMYGGVTNASELRRIADVVEKYEIPLVKVTGGQRIDLFGVKKDDLPKVWQDLDMNSGYAYGKSLRTVKTCVGETFCRFGTQDSMSLGIRLEKKFEGLQTPHKVKMAVSACPRSCAESGFKDIGFIGIDGGWEIYVGGNGGTHVRGGDLLYKVKTDDEAMEITGAYLQYYRETANYLERTSAWIERVGLEHVQSVLDDKNKRAELNAHMDETLSVYKDPWKEIIEDQKTKKELFETVSL
- the nasC gene encoding assimilatory nitrate reductase catalytic subunit NasC — its product is MTDLLLKYFRTKQQEVQTEKVYDTQCPFCSMQCKMQLIEQSIVSRKTYKTIGKDNPTSQGRLCIKGMNAHQHPFHQDRILHPLLKVEGEFVRITWDEALQHIKKQFEEIQAVDGHEALSIYGSASITNEEAYLLGKFARVALKTPYIDYNGRLCMSAAATAANQTFGLDRGLTNSLKEIPFTRVIMLAGTNIAECQPTIMPYFEKAKENGAYIIAIDPRETPTTQLADLHLKVKPGMDAALANGLLKVIIDEGLVDEAFVKERATGFEEVRSYVNSLSLDEITEMTGVPVDQMKTAAIKFAEEDSGMLFTARGVEQQIDGTAAVRNILNFLLATGKIGKAYSGYGAITGQGNGQGAREHGQKADQLPGYRLIENEEHREHVAKVWGIDKDELPGKGVSAYEMFQKINDGDITGMLLVCSNPVVSNPNANFVKAALKKLKFLVAVDMFISETAQLADLILPASSYLEDEGTMTNLEGRVTLREASRPCPGEAKNDWEIICEIAKVLGKEKYFPFQKAEDIFNELREASRGGAADYYGITYDRIRKEQGILWPCPDLGHSGTDRLFEETFAHEDGKARMVPVSNTSELPKEKPSEEYPLYLTTGRIMSHYLTGVQTRKSAALAARNFESYLEIHPETAKKYNIEQNTLVSVTSRRGTIKVRSKISDTIRPDTVFVPFHWAEDQNVNMLVGEDLDPTCKMPGFKVSAVNIKPV